In a genomic window of Streptomyces koelreuteriae:
- a CDS encoding ScbR family autoregulator-binding transcription factor, whose amino-acid sequence MARQLRAEQTRSTIITAAADLFDRRGYESTSLSDIVEHAQVTKGALYFHFAAKEDLAHAILELQSHTARRLATETDSRGHTSLEALMRLTFGITRMSVEDPVLRAGLRLATGGIEPRPPLSHPFTEWLDIVTNRLVGAVKESDVHPDIDVDVVAHSLVCFFVGTRVVGRSREPVARQPRRTAEMWNILIRSLVPVTRRARYLSLAARLEREIAPV is encoded by the coding sequence ATGGCGAGGCAGTTGCGAGCCGAGCAGACCCGCTCGACGATCATCACGGCAGCCGCTGACCTGTTCGACCGTCGCGGCTACGAATCGACCAGTCTCAGCGACATCGTGGAGCACGCTCAGGTCACCAAGGGTGCCCTGTACTTCCACTTCGCGGCGAAGGAGGATCTCGCCCACGCGATCCTCGAACTCCAGTCGCACACCGCCCGCAGACTGGCGACGGAGACCGACAGCCGCGGCCACACCTCACTGGAGGCGCTGATGCGCCTCACGTTCGGCATCACCCGCATGTCCGTCGAGGACCCGGTCCTGCGGGCCGGACTGCGGCTCGCCACGGGTGGGATCGAGCCGCGGCCGCCGCTGAGCCACCCCTTCACGGAGTGGCTGGACATCGTCACGAACCGGCTCGTCGGCGCCGTCAAGGAATCCGACGTCCACCCGGACATCGACGTCGATGTCGTGGCCCACTCCCTGGTCTGCTTCTTCGTCGGCACCCGCGTCGTGGGCCGCTCCCGCGAGCCCGTCGCGCGGCAGCCCCGCAGGACCGCCGAGATGTGGAACATACTCATCCGCAGCCTGGTCCCGGTGACGCGCCGCGCCCGCTATCTGAGTC
- a CDS encoding S8 family peptidase, whose protein sequence is MRTSPELRRKLISVAVVSAALLTAAPASVAVAQESAPGPAAVPTAQTEAAPGATAERLIVGYKSGATEAKSNKAAEADAEAKAEKTGEDVDFQRRLGTGAALVDLGADTTRASVADVVAQYQADPQVAYVVPDRLNKPTAVTPNDTDYSKQWDLFESTAGMNVPAAWDTTTGSGVTVAVIDTGYVTHSDLAANIVGGYDFISDTAVSVDGNGRDSNPADPGDWYNANECGTGIPASTSSWHGTHVAGTIAAATHNGKGIAGIAYGAKISPVRVLGKCGGYDSDIIDAITWASGGTVSGVPANTNVAKVINMSLGGGGACSTATQSAITGAVNRGTSVVVAAGNENQNVSNSSPANCNNVISVAATNRAGSRASYSNFGSLVDISAPGGETRTSSANGILSTLNSGTKTPSSENYAAYQGTSMATPHVAGLAALLKSANSALTPAQIESAIKANARALPGTCSGGCGAGLADAAKTVQAVKGGTSTGTTFSSTTAVAVPDNGAAIESPISVTGRSGNAPSALQVGVDITHTYRGDLVIDLVAPDGSTYRLKSAASDSADDVRTTYTVNASSETANGTWKLRVQDTSAQDTGTLNNWKLTF, encoded by the coding sequence GTGCGTACCTCCCCAGAGCTCAGACGGAAGCTGATATCCGTCGCCGTCGTCTCCGCCGCGCTGCTGACCGCCGCCCCCGCCTCGGTCGCCGTCGCCCAGGAGTCCGCCCCGGGCCCCGCCGCCGTCCCCACCGCGCAGACCGAGGCCGCCCCCGGCGCCACGGCCGAGCGCCTCATCGTCGGTTACAAGTCCGGCGCCACCGAGGCCAAGTCGAACAAGGCCGCTGAGGCCGACGCCGAGGCCAAGGCCGAGAAGACCGGCGAGGACGTCGACTTCCAGCGCCGCCTCGGCACCGGTGCCGCCCTCGTCGACCTGGGCGCCGACACCACCCGCGCGTCCGTCGCCGATGTCGTCGCCCAGTACCAGGCCGACCCGCAGGTCGCCTACGTCGTTCCAGACCGTCTGAACAAGCCGACGGCCGTCACCCCGAACGACACCGACTACAGCAAGCAGTGGGACCTGTTCGAGTCCACCGCGGGCATGAACGTCCCGGCCGCCTGGGACACCACCACCGGCAGCGGTGTGACCGTCGCCGTCATCGACACCGGCTATGTCACCCACTCCGACCTGGCCGCGAACATCGTCGGCGGCTACGACTTCATCTCCGACACCGCCGTCTCCGTCGACGGCAACGGCCGTGACAGCAACCCGGCCGACCCGGGCGACTGGTACAACGCCAATGAGTGCGGCACGGGCATCCCGGCCTCCACCTCCTCCTGGCACGGCACCCACGTGGCCGGCACCATCGCCGCCGCCACCCACAATGGCAAGGGCATCGCCGGCATCGCCTACGGCGCGAAGATCTCCCCGGTCCGCGTCCTCGGCAAGTGCGGCGGCTACGACTCCGACATCATCGACGCCATCACCTGGGCGTCGGGCGGCACCGTCTCCGGTGTGCCCGCCAACACCAACGTCGCCAAGGTCATCAACATGAGCCTCGGCGGGGGCGGCGCCTGCTCCACCGCCACGCAGAGCGCCATCACCGGCGCCGTGAACCGCGGCACCTCGGTCGTCGTCGCGGCCGGCAACGAGAACCAGAACGTCTCCAACTCCTCCCCGGCGAACTGCAACAACGTCATCTCCGTCGCCGCGACCAACCGCGCGGGCAGCCGTGCCTCGTACTCCAACTTCGGCTCGCTGGTGGACATCTCCGCCCCCGGTGGCGAGACCCGCACCTCCTCCGCCAACGGCATCCTGTCGACGCTGAACTCCGGCACGAAGACGCCGTCGAGCGAGAACTACGCCGCCTACCAGGGCACCAGCATGGCCACCCCGCACGTCGCGGGCCTCGCCGCGCTGCTGAAGTCGGCGAACTCCGCCCTCACCCCGGCGCAGATCGAGTCGGCCATCAAGGCCAATGCCCGCGCCCTGCCCGGCACCTGCTCCGGCGGCTGCGGCGCCGGCCTCGCGGACGCCGCCAAGACGGTCCAGGCCGTCAAGGGCGGTACGTCCACCGGCACGACCTTCTCCAGCACCACCGCGGTCGCCGTCCCGGACAACGGCGCGGCGATCGAGTCGCCGATCAGCGTCACCGGCCGCAGCGGCAACGCCCCCTCGGCCCTCCAGGTCGGCGTCGACATCACCCACACCTACCGCGGCGACCTCGTCATCGACCTCGTCGCGCCGGACGGTTCGACGTACCGCCTGAAGTCCGCCGCCTCGGACTCCGCCGACGACGTGCGGACCACCTACACGGTGAACGCGTCCAGCGAGACCGCCAACGGCACCTGGAAGCTGCGCGTCCAGGACACCTCGGCGCAGGACACGGGCACGCTCAACAACTGGAAGCTGACCTTCTGA
- a CDS encoding lytic polysaccharide monooxygenase, protein MPRTTAHRTALAAALVTPLLLPLWAAGPAGAHGAPTDPVSRVVACSPEGGERAGSAACRAAVAANGAPFTAWDNLRIANVNGRDRQVVPDGKLCSGGLPAYRGLDLARADWPSTRMTPGATLTMRYVSTIPHTGTFRMYLTKPGYDPAGPLSWSDLPEKPFAEVTDPALTDGAYRMKATLPSDRTGRHVLYTVWQNSSTPDTYYSCSDVVFPEKAAASPEEKEQKESEKTEAEEEEKEKEKEKKEQEQKQDPAENSAAPQTPQQPQQQQPQDEHTPVAATSGPGSGPSTPMLAGGAAAVLLLTGGAALAVRLRRR, encoded by the coding sequence ATGCCTCGTACGACCGCACACCGCACCGCACTCGCGGCCGCCCTCGTGACTCCGCTGCTGCTGCCGCTGTGGGCCGCCGGCCCCGCGGGGGCGCACGGCGCGCCGACGGATCCGGTGAGCCGGGTGGTGGCCTGCTCCCCCGAGGGCGGCGAGCGCGCCGGCTCGGCGGCGTGCCGCGCGGCCGTCGCCGCGAACGGCGCGCCCTTCACGGCCTGGGACAACCTGCGGATCGCGAACGTGAACGGCCGTGACCGGCAGGTCGTCCCCGACGGGAAGCTGTGCAGCGGGGGGCTGCCGGCCTACCGGGGCCTCGACCTCGCCCGCGCCGACTGGCCGTCGACCCGGATGACGCCCGGCGCGACGCTGACCATGCGCTACGTCTCGACGATCCCGCACACAGGCACGTTCCGGATGTACCTGACGAAGCCCGGCTACGACCCGGCCGGGCCGCTGTCCTGGTCCGACCTGCCCGAGAAGCCGTTCGCGGAGGTGACGGACCCGGCCCTGACGGACGGCGCCTACCGCATGAAGGCGACCCTGCCGTCCGACCGGACCGGGCGGCACGTGCTGTACACGGTGTGGCAGAACAGCAGTACGCCGGACACCTATTACTCGTGCTCGGACGTGGTGTTCCCGGAGAAGGCGGCGGCGTCTCCGGAGGAGAAGGAGCAGAAGGAGAGCGAGAAGACGGAGGCAGAGGAAGAGGAGAAGGAGAAAGAGAAGGAGAAGAAAGAGCAGGAGCAGAAGCAGGACCCGGCGGAGAACTCCGCCGCCCCGCAGACGCCCCAGCAGCCGCAGCAGCAGCAGCCCCAGGACGAGCACACCCCGGTCGCCGCCACCTCCGGCCCCGGCTCGGGCCCGTCCACGCCCATGCTGGCGGGCGGCGCCGCGGCGGTGCTGTTGCTCACCGGCGGCGCCGCCCTGGCCGTACGACTACGGCGACGCTGA